The sequence GCCAAGCCCGTCCCAGTTGGTCCCATCCAGTTTCCTGGAAACAAGATCCAGCAGTTTGCCCAGCCTCTACCGACTCTGGATGCGGCTGGTGGAAGCATACAGACTATTCTGGATAATGGAACCGAGATTCCAATGAGGATGGTGGAGTTAAGGGCTAACATGTTGCCACCTACTTTCGTGCCGGCGAACGGCCTGCCATACGCGGGTACAGCTGTTTTCGGGTATAGGGCAAGCGCCGCGCCTGTTGCTCCGTTAACGGCCGTTGATACTTACGTCAATCCGGTCATAGTGGCATCAAGGGGAACACCAACCACGATGCGGTATATCAACAACCTGACTACAAATGCAATCAACTGGAGGGCCTGGACCGACGCGAGTCTGCATTCTGCCTTCCATCAGTCGGCAGACATGGGGATGCCCACATCTGGTGACCTGAACCACTACCAGGGACCGGTCCTGGCTGTGCCTCACCTTCATGGTGGCGAGGTCCCGGCGGTTCTTGATGGTGGGCCGGAAGCCTGGTTTGCCAGCGACGTACCGGGGCCGGACACGGTAACACCCTACAAGACCCAGGGCCCCGCTTACTATTCCAAAGCCGGGGCAGCCTCCAACGAAGCCATTTACACCTATCCCAATGACCAGGAGGCAGCGCCTCTCTGGTTCCATGACCATCTGCTGGGTGGTACGCGCCTCAACGCCACCTTCGCCGGTCTGGCTGGTGGTTACGCTCTTACAGACCCGGGTCTGGCACTGCCGATCGGGCTGCTGCCGGTCGGTCTGGACACAAATGGCAACGGCGCGATGGATGCCGCAAACGAAGTAGTGACGCCACTGGTTATCCAGGACCGTATGTTCGATACCAACGGCGAGTTGTTCTTCCCCAATGTGGGGATCAATCCGGAACATCCTTACTGGGTACCGGAATTCGTCGGCGATACCATCGTCGTCAACGGTAAGGCCTGGCCGTTTCACAATGTAGACCAGCAACGCTATCGCTTCTACATGATAAACGGTTCTAACTCACGCCCCTATGATATGTTCCTGCAAAACACGACCACTGGAGCTAAGGGTCCTGGAATGTGGGTCATCTCCACTGATGGCGGCTATCTGGACAACCCTGTCTACATAAACCCGAACGCCACCCAGGCGCAGATAAAGGCTGGTGCGCAGAAGAGCCTGATGATGATGCCGGGTGAGCGCTACGAGGTGATCATCGACTTCGCCGGAGTGCCAGCCGGGACGAACCTTGTACTGCGCAACACCGCGCCAACAGTAATGGGTAATCCCAAGGCCAGCCTCGACGGGCGCATCATGCGGTTCCGGGTAACCGGCAACGTGCCTGTAGGAGGCGATAACAGCTATAACCCGGCTACTTCCCTCACGCCGTTACGTGCCGGCGCGCCTATTGTCCGCCTACCGGGAACGCCCGGTGGCCCCGCCATCAGCACTGCGACCGTGAATACGACCCGTCTGCTGACCCTGAACGAAGTTGTCGGAGCCGGAGGCCCGCTTGAGGCACTGGTCAACAACTCCAAGTGGAGCGGTCTGCGTCCCGATATGACTCCGATACCCGGGTCAACGCTGGTGAATGGCACCAATCAGGGCGTTTTCAGCTTCCAGGGCAACTACCTGACGGAGGTGCCCAACGAGGGTGATACCGA is a genomic window of Actinomycetota bacterium containing:
- a CDS encoding multicopper oxidase domain-containing protein, with translation MKLKILVSLGLALVLLAAMAGTHVLAAKPVPVGPIQFPGNKIQQFAQPLPTLDAAGGSIQTILDNGTEIPMRMVELRANMLPPTFVPANGLPYAGTAVFGYRASAAPVAPLTAVDTYVNPVIVASRGTPTTMRYINNLTTNAINWRAWTDASLHSAFHQSADMGMPTSGDLNHYQGPVLAVPHLHGGEVPAVLDGGPEAWFASDVPGPDTVTPYKTQGPAYYSKAGAASNEAIYTYPNDQEAAPLWFHDHLLGGTRLNATFAGLAGGYALTDPGLALPIGLLPVGLDTNGNGAMDAANEVVTPLVIQDRMFDTNGELFFPNVGINPEHPYWVPEFVGDTIVVNGKAWPFHNVDQQRYRFYMINGSNSRPYDMFLQNTTTGAKGPGMWVISTDGGYLDNPVYINPNATQAQIKAGAQKSLMMMPGERYEVIIDFAGVPAGTNLVLRNTAPTVMGNPKASLDGRIMRFRVTGNVPVGGDNSYNPATSLTPLRAGAPIVRLPGTPGGPAISTATVNTTRLLTLNEVVGAGGPLEALVNNSKWSGLRPDMTPIPGSTLVNGTNQGVFSFQGNYLTEVPNEGDTEVWEIVNLTADSHPIHLHAVQFQLVDRQPFDAKGYTASYGASFPGGVYIPGYGPPGAYNTPNVAGAIGGNPDVTPFLLGAPLAPLPNEAGWKDTVIMHPGERTRVAVRWAPQDIPSGVTGSFSFTPNILNGVYVWHCHITDHEDNEMMRPDMIMPNTVETARKYQQGIDY